One Variibacter gotjawalensis genomic window, CGAAGACGCTGACGACTGACTTCAAGAGCTTCAAGGCCGCGGTCGCCAACGTGATCCCGCCGCAGCGTGCCGGCAAGATCGCGCAGGATGCGGGCGTCGCGAACAATTCGGGCTGGTGCCCGATCGATCCCGTGACGTTCGAGTCGAAGCTCAAGCCGAACATCCACGTCTTCGGTGACGCCTGCATCGCAGGCGCGATGCCGAAGTCGGCTTTCTCGGCGAATGCGCAGGCGAAGTCCGCCGCGCAGGCGATCGCGACGTTGCTCAAAGGTGGCACGCCGGCCGAGCCGAAGATGATCAACACCTGCTACAGCCTCGTCGCGCCGGACTACGGCATCTCGGTCGCGGGCGTTTATCGGGTGAAGGATGGCGTCTGGGCCGATGTCGAAGGCGCCGGAGGCGTCAGCCCGATCGATGCGCCGGCCGATGTGCGCAAGCTCGAGGCGCAGTTCGCCGACGGCTGGTTCCAGCGCATCACCACCGAGGTCTATGGCTAAGGTCACGACATTCGCGGCGGCGTGCGGTTGCGCCGCCGCGTTTTTTCTGTCGCCCGCCGGGGCGCAATCGCTCGTCCCCTACGTGATCGACGGCGATGCGATCCCGCAATCGCTGACCGGCAAGCCGGGCGATCCCGTCAACGGGCGGAAAATCGTCGCGACGCGCCAGATCGGCCTCTGCATGCTCTGCCACTCTGGCCCCTTCCCGGAGGAGCGCTTCCAAGGCGATCTCTCGCCGAGCCTCGCCGGCGCCGGCAGCCGCTGGAACCAAGGCCAGCTGCGCTTACGCATTGTTGATGCGGGCAAGCTCAATCCCGACACGATCATGCCGGCCTACTACCGTATCGACGGTCTCAATCAGGTCGCGCAGCAGTTTCGCGGTAAGCCCGTGCTGACGGCGGAACAGATCGAAGACGTCGTGGCTTTTCTCGGTACACTGAGAGAATGACGATGATGAAGAACATCACGCGACGAAATCTTTTGGCCGCTGGCGCCGGTGCGTCCGCGCTCATGCTCGTGCGCCCGGCCAGCGCCGAGCCCGAGGATATGCGCGCGGCGATCAAGGCCTTCGCGGGCGAGCACGAGATCAAATCCGGCAAGGTGAAGTTCGACGTGCCGCCGCTCGTCGAAAACGGCAACTCCGTGCAGGTGACTGTCAGCGTCGACTCGCCGATGACGGAGGGGGAACATGTGCGCCGCATCGCGATGTTCAACGAAAAGAATCCGCAGCCGCATATCGCGGTGTTTCATCTCGGCCCGCGCGCCGGGCGCGCGCGCGTGCAGACGCGCATCCGCCTCGCCAACACGCAGACCGTGATCGCCATCGCGGAACTGTCGGACGGAACGTACTGGTCGGACAGCGCGGATGTGATCGTGACGCTGGCGGCGTGTTTGGAGGATCTGTGAGCATGATCCCGAAAAGTGGAAGCCGGTTTTCGGATAAGATCATGCTCGACAAAAAAATTAGAGCATGGCTCCCCATTTTTTGGGGAGGCGTGCTCTGATGGCAAAGCCTCTGATCAGTGTTCCGCCGAAAGCGAAGAAAGGCGACGTCATCGAGATCAAGACGCTGATCGCGCACATCATGGAGACGGGATTCCGCCATTCGGAATCTGGCGCGACAATCCCGCGCGACATCATCAATTCGTTCTCGTGCAACTACGCCGGAGCGGAAGTTTTCCGTGCCGACCTCTCGCCTGCGATTGCCGCGAATCCATTCATCGTCTTCACCACCATCGCGGTCGAGAGTGGCCCGATGCGATTTTCGTGGGTCGACGACAAAGGCGAGACGCAGACCGAAACCGTGCAGATCACGGTGGAATGATTTCGCGTCTGCTCATCGCGCTCGCTTTAACCGCATCATTAGCGGCAGCGACGCGCGCCGCCGAAATCCCACTCGACGAACGCCGCTCCGGCCTCGACTTTGCCGGCAACGACAGCCGTCAGATGCAGGCCGACGACACGTCGAATCCCGCATTTCTCTGGGTCCGCGAAGGCGAAGCGCTGTGGGCGAAGACCGACGGCGTGAAGCAATCCTGCGCCTCGTGCCACAACGATGCCGCCACGACGATGAAGGGCGTTTCAGCGCGTTACCCGGCATACAGCGAAGCGAAGCAACGGCCGGTCGATCTCGCCGGCCAAGTCAACATCTGCCGCGAGACGCGGCAGGATGCGAAACCCTTCGCGCACGAGAGCCGCGAGATGCTCGCACTCACGGCCTACATCGGGCTGCAGTCGCGCGGGATGCCGACCGCACCGCCCGACGATGCGCGCCTTGAACCGTTCCGCCGCAACGGCGAGCAGCTCTTCAACGCGCGCGTCGGCCAGCTGAACTTCTCCTGCGCCAATTGCCACAACGACAACTGGGGCAAACGCCTCGCCTCCGCGCCGATCCCGCAAGGCCATGCGAACGGATACCCGCTGTATCGCCTCGAATGGCAATCGCTCGGCTCGCTGCAGCGCCGTTTCCGCAATTGCATGAGCGGCGTGCGCGCGACGGCCTTCGCTTACGGCGCGCCCGAATGGGTGGACCTTGAACTTTACCTCGCGTGGCGCGCCCGCGGCATGCCGGTCGAGACCCCGGCGGTGCGGCCTTAGAGTCTGTTTGACAGCTCAAAAACCTCACCCTTCGCGACGCACCGGCCGCGCATCGTCTCAGCTGTCATCCCGGAAGCCGCGAAGCGGCTATCCGGGAACCATGAATCCCAGCCGATGCAGGGATACGTGGGTCCCGGATAACCGCTTCGCGCTACGCGCGGCGGTTTCCGGGATGACAGCTGAGAGGAGGATGCGCGATCATTTCAATCAACCATCTCGGGATGTCGGAGTCGCCAAACAGACTCTTAGAGGATCGGCAGCACGGCGCGAAACGCGCTCGCGGCATTCGGATGCGCGACGACGGAAATGTCGCCGCCATGCGCGCGCGCGATTTGCCGCACGAGCGCGAGCCCCAGCCCTGCGCCGCGCGACGTGCTGTCGAGCCTATGGAACGGCGCGAACACCCGCTCCCACTCCGTCTGCGGAATGCCGTTGCCGGCATCGCTCACCGTCAGCACCGCGTTGCGATCGACCTGCTTGACTTCGACCACCGTCGGCGGCCGGCCGTAGCGCTCCGCATTGTCGAGCAGATTGCGTACCAGACGGCGGAGCAGACGCGCGTCGCCATTCACCGTGACCGACTCGCCGGACACCTCGCAATCGCGATAGCGCGAGGCTTCTTCGGCGGCGAGCGCCAGCAGATCGATCTCTTCGAGTTGCAGCTGCGGCGCGGCGTCCAAACGGCTAGTGAGCAAAATCTCGTCGATCAGATCGTCGAGCTCGGCGACGTCGCGTTGCAGATCGGCGCGGCGCGCCAGATCGTCGCTCTTCTGCATCAGCTCGATGCCGAGGCGAATGCGCGACAACGGCGTACGCAACTCGTGGCTCGCATTGGCGAGCAGCAAACGATGCGCGCCGACCAGCTCTTCGATCCTTGTCGCCGCACGGTTGAAGCTCGTCGCCAGGCGCGCGATCTCGTCGCGTCCCTTGATGTCGACGCGCGCCGACAAATCACCCGCGCCCAAAGTCTCGACGCCGACCTGCAGCCGCTCCAACCGCCGCGTCAGCCCACGCACGACCGGATAAGCGCACAGTCCGACCACCAGCGCGATCACGCCGAGGAAAATCAAAAACCCACCGAGCGGCGCGCGATGCCGCCATGGCGGCCGCACCGACACTGCTCGCCCATCCGGCAGGCGGAACGCCCAAGCAGCGCCGCCCGGATCCTTCACCCAGCCGCTGCCGTAGCGCGGTCCGGCAATAACATTCCCGGACGACGCGATGACGCGCCCGTCCGCATCGTAAAGCGTGAGGTCGGAATCGAGGCGGTCGGCAAAGCGCCGGATCGCCTCTTGCTGCTCGCTCTCCGGCGCGTCTTTCGACGGCAATGACATCGAGATGAACTCGGCCATCACCTGCACGCCGCGCTCGAACGACGAATTGCTCCAGCCGATGCGCCACGCAACGCTCGCGATGAAGACCACCGCGATCAGGCTGACGACGATCGTCAGATAGATTTTCTTGTAGAGCCTCAGCATCAGTCTTGCGCTTTCGCGAAGACGTAACCGGCGCCGCGCACCGTGATCACACGGCGCGGGTTCTTCGCATCGTCCTCGATGGCGGCGCGGATGCGCGAGACATGCACGTCGATCGAGCGATCGAAGGCTTCGAGGTTTTCGCTCTTGAGTTCGTTCATGATCGCGTCGCGGCTCATCACGCGCCCTGCCCGCTTCGCCAACACGAGCAGCAGATCGAATTGGTGGCTGGTCAGCGGCCGGTCTTCGCCATCGAGACGCACAACGCGCGCGCCCGGATCGATTTCGAGCCGCCCGTAACGCATCACGTCGGCGGCGCGCTCACCGCGGCCACGGCGGAGGATCGCTTTGAGCCGCGCCAGCAGCTCACGCGGCTCGAACGGCTTCGGCAGATAATCGTCAGCCCCCATCTCCAGGCCGATCACGCGGTCCATCGCATCGCCGCGCGCTGTCAGCATCAGGATCGGCGTATCGTCCTTACTGCGGATCTCGCGGCAGAGCTGCAGCCCGTCTGCGTCCGGCAGCATGAGATCGAGCACGATCGCGTCCGCGCCGCCACGCCCATGCGCCGCCATCGCGGCCGCGCCGTTCGCCGCGTGCGTCACTGTGAAACCGGCATCGCCGAGATAGCTTCTCAGCATCTCGGCAAGGCGCGGGTCGTCTTCGACAAGGAGGATGCGATGTGTCACGAAGCAACTCTAGCGGCTTCAAGCCGTCCCATGGAAGCGGGCACGCGCGACGTGGTCCGCGCGCTGGCCCCAAGTGAAACCAATCCGAACAACGCCAGAAGAACGCTGAAGCCGCTCGCCACCGTACGCGCGAGGTTCCACCATTGCCAGCGTGGCGAATACTCTGCCCAAACCTGAGCGACGTCGGAGCCCCGAGCAGAGACGCGAGCCAACGCATCGTTCATCGGAACATTCACCAGCATCGTCGGCAGGAAAGCCGCGAACATGTAGACCACTGCAGCCGCCGCAAAAGCGAAGCCCGCCTGCCGCGCATCCGCGAGATAGGCGAGGCCAGCCGCAAGCAAGAGCATCGGCGCCGGACCGAAAAACGCCGGTGCGAAATAGCGATTGCGCACTGTCGCATTCACACCTTGCATCGCGATCACGGCGTTCTGCTCGCTCAAAGTATCGAAGCCGAACATCACTGAGGACGCATAGGCGTAGAAGAAACCAAAAACGGCAGCCGTCAACAACGCGCCAAGGATCGCGGCGAGTAACGCCGCGATCCACAGTGGCGATGCCATGCGCATGGTCATCTGAAAACTCCCGGATCAAATGGATGCTTGAAATACTACTCTGCACCGTTATCCGCGATGCCAGCCCCAGCGCCGCTGATGCGGCGGCAGCAGGTCGGCGATCTTGCGGCGTTGCTCGACAGTGAGGATCTCGTTCGCATCCGCGAGAGCCTGCGCGAGACGCTTGCTGAAAGCGTCAGCCAGCGCCATCTGCTCGGTGCGGAATTTCTCGATCCCGGCGCGATCGAGGTTCGGCTGCGTCAGCAGGCCGCGTCCCTCGCGGCGAGCGTAACGGGCCTTCTCGGCGAGCGGGACGAGATCGCGGACGGCCGCCTTGGCGACAGCGCGAAGCTTGTCCTGCTGCTCGTAGCTCGCATCGACATCCTCGGCAACGCGGCGAACGATACGGTCCGCATGCTGCTCGATGCGCGCCGGGTCCATGTCGGCCGAGAAGCTGTGCATCGCATAGTGGTGGCGGAACCCGCCCGTCGCGGCTTTGCCGGCGAGGCCGCCCGCGACGGCGGCAACCGCGACGAGGAACAGGCCGAACAGAATGCGGCGGCCCCGGCGGCGCGGCGGCTGCGGAGCCGGCGGCTGAGCGTAAGGGCCAGGCTGCGGACCCTGTTGCGGGCCTTGCTGCGGGTATGTCGGTTGGTCGGTCATTTCGGTCTCTCCAGGCGCCTTTTGCGCCATCCTGAGACCGGAAGATGGAGTATGGCCGTTTCGCCAGCTTCTCGGCCGTGTAAAGAAACGTAAAGGCTATTTGAGCAGGCTCGAAAGCGCCGTCGGCTGGACCGAAATCTGGCCGACGAACGGCCGATCATGCGACAAAATCACGAAATATGCGGCCAAGATCGCCAGCGCGTAGAAGTGCGTCGCGATGATCTGCGTGCGGAAAGAATGGCTGTTGCAGATCGCGACGAAGAACAGCGTCGTCGTCGAGATGATCCACATCGCAAACCACTGCGCCCAGGTGACGCCCGCATTTGATGCGGCAAGGCGCGAGAGCCTTGCCTGCCGGATCGCGAGAACCTGCTGCAGCAGCGGCTCGTACGTCGAGACCGCGCGCAGCGTGTCGTGCTGGCGCGACAGAAGTTCGATCGCCGACAGCAGGCTCTTTTCGGACTCGTCGAAAATCGGCGCGTCGAGCGGCTCGGATTTGCGCATCGCCGGCCAGTCGATATCGAGCACCTGCTTCACATACGTCCGCAGATAATCGTTGGTGCGCTGTTGCGCTTCCGCCGGCAGGCCGAGCGTGAGGATCATCGCGTTCTCGATCGCGTCGGCCTCGCGCTGCACCGCGTTGCG contains:
- a CDS encoding SoxY-related AACIE arm protein gives rise to the protein MKNITRRNLLAAGAGASALMLVRPASAEPEDMRAAIKAFAGEHEIKSGKVKFDVPPLVENGNSVQVTVSVDSPMTEGEHVRRIAMFNEKNPQPHIAVFHLGPRAGRARVQTRIRLANTQTVIAIAELSDGTYWSDSADVIVTLAACLEDL
- the soxZ gene encoding thiosulfate oxidation carrier complex protein SoxZ; amino-acid sequence: MAKPLISVPPKAKKGDVIEIKTLIAHIMETGFRHSESGATIPRDIINSFSCNYAGAEVFRADLSPAIAANPFIVFTTIAVESGPMRFSWVDDKGETQTETVQITVE
- a CDS encoding Spy/CpxP family protein refolding chaperone; amino-acid sequence: MTDQPTYPQQGPQQGPQPGPYAQPPAPQPPRRRGRRILFGLFLVAVAAVAGGLAGKAATGGFRHHYAMHSFSADMDPARIEQHADRIVRRVAEDVDASYEQQDKLRAVAKAAVRDLVPLAEKARYARREGRGLLTQPNLDRAGIEKFRTEQMALADAFSKRLAQALADANEILTVEQRRKIADLLPPHQRRWGWHRG
- the soxX gene encoding sulfur oxidation c-type cytochrome SoxX; this translates as MAKVTTFAAACGCAAAFFLSPAGAQSLVPYVIDGDAIPQSLTGKPGDPVNGRKIVATRQIGLCMLCHSGPFPEERFQGDLSPSLAGAGSRWNQGQLRLRIVDAGKLNPDTIMPAYYRIDGLNQVAQQFRGKPVLTAEQIEDVVAFLGTLRE
- a CDS encoding DUF4239 domain-containing protein; the encoded protein is MFVGFHQLPLWLMFFVILAMSMTVCWVILCVVRWSIPRLGYAIDEPLPIRDSVIGACGGMFALIVAFSAAGIWNDAVSARNAVQREADAIENAMILTLGLPAEAQQRTNDYLRTYVKQVLDIDWPAMRKSEPLDAPIFDESEKSLLSAIELLSRQHDTLRAVSTYEPLLQQVLAIRQARLSRLAASNAGVTWAQWFAMWIISTTTLFFVAICNSHSFRTQIIATHFYALAILAAYFVILSHDRPFVGQISVQPTALSSLLK
- a CDS encoding DUF1772 domain-containing protein, producing MTMRMASPLWIAALLAAILGALLTAAVFGFFYAYASSVMFGFDTLSEQNAVIAMQGVNATVRNRYFAPAFFGPAPMLLLAAGLAYLADARQAGFAFAAAAVVYMFAAFLPTMLVNVPMNDALARVSARGSDVAQVWAEYSPRWQWWNLARTVASGFSVLLALFGLVSLGASARTTSRVPASMGRLEAARVAS
- a CDS encoding response regulator produces the protein MTHRILLVEDDPRLAEMLRSYLGDAGFTVTHAANGAAAMAAHGRGGADAIVLDLMLPDADGLQLCREIRSKDDTPILMLTARGDAMDRVIGLEMGADDYLPKPFEPRELLARLKAILRRGRGERAADVMRYGRLEIDPGARVVRLDGEDRPLTSHQFDLLLVLAKRAGRVMSRDAIMNELKSENLEAFDRSIDVHVSRIRAAIEDDAKNPRRVITVRGAGYVFAKAQD
- the soxA gene encoding sulfur oxidation c-type cytochrome SoxA, coding for MISRLLIALALTASLAAATRAAEIPLDERRSGLDFAGNDSRQMQADDTSNPAFLWVREGEALWAKTDGVKQSCASCHNDAATTMKGVSARYPAYSEAKQRPVDLAGQVNICRETRQDAKPFAHESREMLALTAYIGLQSRGMPTAPPDDARLEPFRRNGEQLFNARVGQLNFSCANCHNDNWGKRLASAPIPQGHANGYPLYRLEWQSLGSLQRRFRNCMSGVRATAFAYGAPEWVDLELYLAWRARGMPVETPAVRP
- a CDS encoding sensor histidine kinase, encoding MLRLYKKIYLTIVVSLIAVVFIASVAWRIGWSNSSFERGVQVMAEFISMSLPSKDAPESEQQEAIRRFADRLDSDLTLYDADGRVIASSGNVIAGPRYGSGWVKDPGGAAWAFRLPDGRAVSVRPPWRHRAPLGGFLIFLGVIALVVGLCAYPVVRGLTRRLERLQVGVETLGAGDLSARVDIKGRDEIARLATSFNRAATRIEELVGAHRLLLANASHELRTPLSRIRLGIELMQKSDDLARRADLQRDVAELDDLIDEILLTSRLDAAPQLQLEEIDLLALAAEEASRYRDCEVSGESVTVNGDARLLRRLVRNLLDNAERYGRPPTVVEVKQVDRNAVLTVSDAGNGIPQTEWERVFAPFHRLDSTSRGAGLGLALVRQIARAHGGDISVVAHPNAASAFRAVLPIL